One Acetobacterium sp. KB-1 DNA segment encodes these proteins:
- a CDS encoding GTP-binding protein, producing MNDPKLILFTGFLGSGKTSLLLESAKYLAEKDKRCAIIVNEVGEIGIDNLQMKKMGYDVWEIFGGCICCTLAMSLEETITQLMTDFQLDYILIEPSGAADPSAIYRPLEHSGFRKEKIRNVFILDSTRVDMFEAVLEPYLATSIPLADVVVINKIDVASPGELEKSDMIIGKYNQTVPLLKINVNELSENQINEMLKHD from the coding sequence ATGAACGATCCAAAATTAATCCTGTTCACTGGATTTCTCGGTTCAGGAAAAACCTCTCTGTTGTTGGAGAGTGCCAAATATTTGGCAGAAAAAGACAAACGTTGCGCCATCATTGTCAACGAAGTGGGAGAGATTGGGATAGATAATCTTCAGATGAAAAAAATGGGCTATGATGTCTGGGAAATTTTTGGCGGTTGCATCTGTTGCACTTTGGCAATGAGTCTGGAGGAAACCATCACTCAGTTGATGACAGATTTTCAGCTGGATTATATTCTCATTGAGCCTTCCGGGGCAGCGGATCCATCAGCCATCTATCGACCGCTTGAACATAGTGGCTTTCGCAAAGAAAAAATCAGAAATGTGTTTATCCTGGATTCCACCCGGGTAGACATGTTCGAAGCGGTGTTGGAACCCTATCTGGCTACGTCTATTCCTCTGGCGGATGTCGTGGTGATCAATAAAATCGATGTGGCTAGTCCGGGGGAATTGGAAAAATCAGATATGATCATCGGGAAATATAACCAAACGGTTCCGTTATTAAAAATAAACGTGAATGAGTTGAGCGAAAATCAGATCAATGAGATGCTCAAACACGATTGA
- the acsB gene encoding acetyl-CoA decarbonylase/synthase complex subunit alpha/beta, with the protein MSLTDLIYAGSNAVAGLTEGAVNDAIAKYGEGHAVGYPDTAYFLPIIYAATGVKIKILGDLPAAVGILKSLITNKEDLGDALNAGLATAVGAEIIEAIRYLDGDPYVNDAGIGFVADPIIRSLGVPLVTGDIPGIAVLLGESSDPAALAAIVKDYQEKGLLTFMVGNIIEQALEAGVKMGLDYRVIPLGHEVTSVIHVVSVAIRAALIFGGIEPGKLSAFLTYTKERVPAFVNTFGELNEVIVSVGAGAIALGFPVIADVPVPEVPGALMSQADHAKTVEFSLEAREIKIKVTKIDVPVSVASAFEGERVRKDTMFAEFGGNKTECWELVTSGDPAEMEDHKITLIGPDIDDAMFAGADVVRLPLGIVVTVGGKAMQKDFETVLERRIHYFTNYIDGAMHVGQRNIAWIRLTKEAFEKGFRLKHIGEVLYAKMRSDFEKVVDKCEITIYTKAEDVKRLGEEMVKPIYAERDARMSALTDASVDEFYTCLLCQSFAPSHVCVVTPERLGLCGAVSWLDAKATKELDPLGPNQPIIKGEAVDERLGIWDSVNEVVNAASQGAVEKVTLYSILEDPMTSCGCFECICGIMPEANGVIIVNREFSQTSPVGMTFGELASMTGGGVQTPGFMGHGRFLIGSKKFMSAEGGLSRIVWMPKELKDDVAERLNKAVFEMTGIENFTNMVCDETIATDSEAVLEFLETKNHPALAMDSIM; encoded by the coding sequence ATGAGTTTGACAGATTTAATTTACGCTGGTTCGAATGCGGTTGCTGGATTAACGGAAGGTGCAGTCAATGATGCCATTGCAAAATATGGCGAAGGTCATGCGGTTGGCTACCCGGATACGGCTTATTTTTTACCAATTATTTACGCCGCCACCGGTGTTAAAATTAAAATCCTGGGTGATTTACCAGCGGCAGTGGGGATTTTGAAAAGTCTGATCACCAATAAAGAAGACCTGGGTGACGCCTTAAACGCTGGACTGGCCACTGCCGTTGGCGCTGAAATTATTGAAGCGATCCGTTACCTGGATGGCGATCCTTACGTAAATGATGCCGGTATCGGGTTTGTTGCCGATCCGATTATTCGTTCTTTGGGCGTGCCGCTGGTAACTGGCGATATACCCGGGATTGCCGTGCTGTTAGGCGAATCCTCAGATCCTGCCGCTCTGGCTGCGATAGTTAAAGATTATCAGGAAAAAGGCTTACTGACCTTTATGGTTGGTAATATCATCGAGCAGGCCTTAGAGGCAGGTGTGAAAATGGGACTGGACTATCGCGTTATTCCTCTGGGCCATGAAGTAACCTCCGTAATACATGTGGTCTCCGTTGCGATTCGGGCCGCGCTGATCTTTGGCGGCATCGAGCCAGGTAAATTGTCAGCGTTTTTAACTTATACCAAAGAGCGGGTCCCGGCCTTTGTTAATACCTTCGGTGAATTAAACGAAGTGATTGTCTCGGTTGGCGCTGGTGCCATTGCTTTAGGCTTCCCGGTTATCGCCGATGTCCCGGTACCTGAAGTACCCGGCGCGTTAATGTCCCAGGCCGACCACGCCAAAACCGTCGAGTTTTCGTTAGAAGCCCGGGAAATTAAAATTAAAGTCACGAAAATCGATGTCCCGGTTTCCGTAGCCTCCGCTTTTGAAGGTGAACGGGTTCGTAAAGATACTATGTTTGCCGAATTTGGCGGCAACAAAACCGAGTGTTGGGAACTGGTTACCAGCGGTGATCCAGCCGAAATGGAAGATCATAAAATCACCCTGATCGGACCGGATATTGATGACGCGATGTTTGCTGGAGCTGACGTGGTTCGTTTGCCACTAGGAATTGTCGTGACCGTTGGCGGTAAGGCGATGCAGAAAGATTTCGAAACCGTATTGGAGCGCCGCATCCACTACTTCACCAACTACATCGATGGTGCCATGCATGTGGGCCAACGTAACATTGCCTGGATCCGCTTGACCAAAGAAGCCTTTGAAAAAGGGTTCCGCTTAAAACACATCGGTGAAGTGCTCTATGCTAAAATGCGTTCCGACTTTGAAAAGGTTGTTGATAAATGCGAAATTACCATCTACACTAAGGCGGAAGATGTCAAACGGCTGGGCGAAGAAATGGTTAAACCGATCTATGCCGAACGTGATGCCCGAATGAGTGCCTTAACCGATGCCAGCGTTGATGAATTCTATACCTGTTTATTATGTCAGTCATTTGCCCCCAGTCATGTCTGCGTCGTCACTCCGGAACGGTTGGGGTTGTGTGGCGCCGTCTCCTGGCTGGATGCCAAAGCCACCAAAGAACTGGATCCATTGGGACCCAATCAGCCGATTATCAAAGGTGAAGCCGTGGATGAACGACTGGGCATCTGGGATTCCGTCAACGAGGTGGTTAATGCCGCGTCTCAGGGAGCTGTCGAAAAAGTAACCCTCTATTCGATCCTCGAAGACCCAATGACTTCCTGCGGTTGTTTTGAATGTATCTGCGGAATCATGCCCGAAGCCAATGGCGTCATCATCGTTAATCGTGAATTCAGCCAGACCTCGCCGGTTGGCATGACCTTTGGCGAGTTGGCATCAATGACTGGCGGCGGCGTGCAGACCCCCGGCTTTATGGGTCATGGCCGTTTCCTGATTGGTTCGAAAAAATTCATGTCGGCTGAAGGTGGCTTATCGCGAATTGTCTGGATGCCAAAAGAATTAAAAGACGATGTGGCCGAAAGACTAAACAAAGCCGTCTTCGAAATGACCGGCATCGAAAACTTTACCAATATGGTCTGCGACGAAACCATTGCCACCGACTCGGAAGCCGTTTTGGAATTCCTGGAAACTAAAAACCATCCAGCCCTGGCGATGGACTCGATTATGTAG
- a CDS encoding sigma 54-interacting transcriptional regulator, whose protein sequence is MVNNGIVNDENYNHVEKNLRNVLNLTNTSQNARVVEEEIYYNTAKNVGRNLNVTDYNSLSEKITALGIGQIVMTNMSDEKIVFRLDDCFTCSDMENIGKPVCYFEAGILAGAVSTISKQEMDAVEVRCNALGDSYCEFEVTKASAHKKSVNNDSDGGKTDINMLYLTINSLKLAKSKNQLLDKISALEEQIDEKSKAGKPDTATLHDPKVMVASAEMIDLVNYIKKVAKTDASILMRGESGTGKTMFAEVVHQESPRSHQPFIYIDCTTIPKNFFETELFGYTPGAFTGANKKGKIGKLEMAQGGTVFLDEIAEIPIEIQSKLLRFLQEKKFEKMGAVTTQHVDTRVIAATSQNLEAMIGAGLFRKDLYYRLNVINIVLPPLRERSQEIPGLAQRILTQISQETGTAVKKIDAAGLRELMNYSWPGNIRELENLIKRLTFLVDDPIISRTAIEKELNTAESLNVFAGVAKNEIKENEKELIVRVLQNCRDNKSAAAAKLGITRQTLYNKIKKYNITS, encoded by the coding sequence ATGGTTAATAATGGCATTGTGAACGATGAGAATTACAATCATGTTGAAAAAAATCTGAGAAATGTCCTGAATCTGACCAATACCAGTCAGAATGCCAGGGTTGTTGAGGAAGAAATCTATTATAATACCGCCAAAAATGTCGGACGCAACCTGAACGTGACCGATTATAACAGCTTATCCGAAAAGATCACGGCATTGGGAATTGGCCAGATCGTCATGACCAATATGTCCGATGAAAAAATTGTCTTTCGGTTGGACGACTGTTTTACCTGCAGCGACATGGAAAATATCGGGAAACCGGTCTGCTATTTTGAAGCGGGGATCCTGGCCGGGGCCGTCAGTACCATCAGTAAGCAGGAAATGGATGCCGTGGAAGTTAGGTGTAACGCCCTCGGCGACAGCTATTGCGAATTTGAAGTCACCAAAGCAAGTGCTCATAAAAAGAGCGTGAACAATGACAGCGATGGTGGGAAAACCGATATTAATATGCTTTACCTGACGATCAACTCCTTGAAACTGGCCAAAAGCAAAAATCAGCTGCTTGATAAAATTTCTGCGTTGGAAGAACAGATTGATGAAAAAAGCAAGGCCGGCAAACCGGACACCGCCACACTTCATGATCCAAAAGTAATGGTTGCCAGCGCTGAAATGATTGACCTGGTCAACTACATCAAGAAAGTGGCAAAAACGGATGCCTCAATTTTAATGCGTGGCGAAAGCGGTACCGGGAAAACGATGTTTGCCGAAGTTGTCCATCAGGAGAGCCCCAGAAGCCATCAACCGTTTATTTATATTGACTGCACTACCATTCCCAAGAATTTTTTTGAAACCGAACTGTTCGGATATACCCCCGGAGCATTTACCGGGGCCAACAAAAAGGGAAAAATTGGAAAATTGGAAATGGCCCAGGGCGGTACGGTTTTTTTAGATGAAATCGCCGAGATTCCCATCGAAATCCAATCCAAATTGCTGCGTTTTCTGCAGGAAAAAAAGTTTGAAAAAATGGGCGCCGTAACAACTCAACACGTTGATACCCGGGTAATTGCCGCCACCAGTCAAAACCTGGAAGCAATGATCGGGGCCGGTTTATTCCGAAAGGATCTTTACTACCGGCTCAATGTGATCAACATCGTGCTGCCGCCGCTGCGCGAAAGAAGTCAGGAGATTCCCGGTCTGGCGCAGCGAATCCTGACACAAATCAGCCAGGAAACGGGAACGGCGGTGAAAAAAATTGATGCCGCCGGTCTGCGTGAATTAATGAATTATAGTTGGCCGGGAAATATCCGAGAACTGGAGAATCTAATCAAAAGACTGACCTTTTTAGTCGATGATCCGATCATTTCCAGGACCGCGATTGAAAAAGAACTCAACACGGCGGAATCGTTAAATGTCTTTGCCGGGGTCGCCAAAAACGAAATCAAAGAAAATGAAAAAGAGCTGATCGTCAGAGTGCTGCAAAACTGCCGCGACAACAAGTCGGCGGCGGCTGCCAAACTGGGGATCACGCGTCAAACACTGTATAATAAAATCAAAAAGTATAACATCACATCATGA
- a CDS encoding SLC13 family permease — protein sequence MNKKQIIGLVFSIAVLITFYLLPIPEGLSNNGMITIGLLFFFLIMLITEALPVGVICFLCLALLPTLGVTKNLGTALGGFTNTILFFVLASFGLAEAVSSTPIVQRVLHGLLKTFGRNVKTCVLAIMIAAAAVSSIVTDVPTVVVFMGVGASFLKLFKNESDRHQTAKSLMMGIPVAVMLGGLMTPAGSGINILTIGLLQSIAGIQITFIQWMVCAIPIVLVMVPLAWFILTKIYPPAEIDASEIKAYLNQIAVHEKVSQREGKVIIIAAAMMLFWMMSSFFPVIEVAVVSLFGCALFFMPGIKILTWEQYMKAVSWTSYLLIGTVLCIANTIVANGVSEWFVTYVLPSSLSLSTMGGVFFVAVMIFVIMLIVPVAPALIGVLTPVIVSLAATMGINPALLIITLGLCAGNCYLFPIDTIPLIIYTAGYYKMTDMPKATIWMQLAFILLATLWLPLAGLITKIV from the coding sequence ATGAATAAAAAACAGATTATCGGGTTGGTTTTCAGTATTGCGGTGTTGATTACTTTTTATTTGCTGCCGATCCCGGAAGGCCTTAGCAACAATGGGATGATCACAATTGGCTTGCTGTTCTTCTTTTTGATCATGTTGATCACAGAAGCCCTGCCAGTTGGGGTCATTTGTTTTTTGTGTTTAGCGTTGCTGCCGACCCTGGGGGTTACCAAAAACCTGGGCACGGCCTTAGGCGGTTTTACCAATACGATTTTATTTTTTGTGTTGGCATCGTTTGGCCTGGCCGAGGCGGTATCATCAACTCCGATTGTCCAACGGGTTCTGCATGGGTTATTAAAAACTTTCGGACGCAATGTTAAAACCTGCGTGTTGGCAATCATGATTGCGGCTGCCGCCGTCTCGTCGATAGTAACCGATGTGCCGACGGTGGTGGTTTTCATGGGGGTCGGAGCCAGCTTTCTGAAATTGTTTAAAAATGAATCCGACCGCCATCAAACTGCTAAATCTCTGATGATGGGAATTCCGGTTGCCGTCATGCTGGGCGGCCTGATGACGCCGGCTGGCAGTGGTATTAATATTTTAACAATTGGTTTATTGCAAAGTATTGCCGGAATTCAGATTACCTTTATTCAATGGATGGTCTGTGCGATTCCGATCGTTTTGGTGATGGTCCCATTGGCATGGTTTATCCTGACCAAAATCTATCCACCGGCAGAAATTGATGCCAGTGAAATTAAAGCCTATCTCAATCAGATTGCGGTTCACGAAAAGGTGAGCCAGCGGGAAGGGAAGGTGATCATCATCGCCGCGGCGATGATGCTATTTTGGATGATGAGCTCCTTTTTTCCCGTTATCGAGGTGGCCGTGGTATCGCTTTTTGGTTGTGCCTTGTTCTTTATGCCCGGGATCAAGATTCTCACCTGGGAACAATATATGAAAGCCGTCAGTTGGACTTCCTATCTCCTCATCGGAACGGTCTTATGTATTGCCAACACCATCGTCGCTAACGGAGTCAGTGAGTGGTTTGTTACTTATGTTTTACCCTCATCGCTGTCGCTTTCGACCATGGGTGGGGTCTTTTTTGTGGCGGTGATGATTTTTGTGATCATGCTGATTGTTCCGGTCGCACCGGCATTGATTGGGGTGCTGACGCCGGTAATTGTCAGTTTGGCAGCAACAATGGGGATCAACCCGGCCTTATTGATTATTACCTTGGGCCTATGCGCAGGCAACTGCTATCTTTTTCCCATTGATACGATTCCACTGATCATCTACACCGCCGGCTATTATAAAATGACCGATATGCCCAAGGCGACCATCTGGATGCAACTAGCCTTTATTTTATTGGCGACCTTGTGGCTGCCGCTGGCCGGTTTGATTACCAAAATTGTCTGA